The stretch of DNA CATTGCTGGATGGCGCGATATCCGATGCCGTCTATGCCGAAGTGGTGGGCCATGGTGAAATCTGGTCGGCACGTTTGATGGCTGCGCTATTGAACCAGCAAGGTATGGCGTCAGAATGGCTGGACGCACGTGATTTTCTAAGAGCAGAGCGCTCTGCTCAGCCGCAGGTAGACGAAGGTCGATCTTATCCGCTGTTACAACAACTACTGACTCAATATCCGAATAAGCGTTTGGTGGTCACCGGTTTTATTTCCCGTAATGAAGCTGGAGAAACGGTATTGCTGGGGCGTAACGGCAGTGACTATTCTGCTACTCAGATTGGTGCACTGGCAGGGGTAGTCCGCGTGACTATCTGGAGTGATGTGGCTGGGGTATACAGTGCTGACCCACGTAAAGTGAAAGATGCCTGTCTGTTACCGCTGCTACGTTTAGATGAAGCCAGTGAGTTGGCGCGTCTGGCGGCTCCGGTGCTGCATGCCCGTACTTTACAACCGGTCTCCGGCAGTGATATCGATCTGCAATTGCGTTGTAGTTATCAGCCAGAGCAGGGTTCTACCCGCATTGAACGGGTTCTGGCATCCGGTACTGGCGCCAGAATTGTCACCAGTCATGATGATGTTTGCCTGATTGAAATACAGGTTGAAGCCCAGCACGATTTCTCTCAAATTCAAAAAGAAGTAGAACGTATTCTGAATCGGGTTCAGGTTAAGCCGCTGGCAACCGGTGTTCACTACGATCGCAATCTGCTTCAGCTGTGCTATACCTCCGAAGTGGTTAATAGCGTACTGCAAATTCTGGATGACGCCAGACTACCGGGTCGCCTGCAACTACGGGAAGGGCTGGCATTAGTTGCGTTGGTGGGAGCAGGAGTATGTAAGAATCCGCTGCACAGTCATCGTTTCTACCAGCAGCTTAAAGATCAGCCGGTGGAGTTTATCTGGCATGCGGAAGACGACATCAGTCTGGTGGCTGTATTGCGCGTTGGGCCAACTGAGCATCTGATTCAGGGATTGCACGCCAGCCTGTTCCGGGCAGAGAAGTGTATTGGACTGGTGCTGTGCGGTAAGGGCAATATCGGTTCCCGCTGGTTAGAGCTGTTTGCCCGTGAACAAAAGAATATTTCAGCCCGTACCGGATTCGAATTTATTCTGGCAGGGGTAGTTGATAGCAGCCGCAGTGTACTCGATTATCAAGGGTTGGATGCCAGTAGAGTATTGGCATTCTTTAATGATGAAGCCCAAACGATGGATGACAATGCATTAGTCAGTTGGATGCGAGACCATCCGTTTGACGATCTGGT from Limnobaculum xujianqingii encodes:
- a CDS encoding bifunctional aspartate kinase/homoserine dehydrogenase II, whose protein sequence is MTTLGASGLPANRQLHKFGGSSLADSKCYLRVAGIMAEYSREGDMMVVSAAGSTTNQLIKWLQLSQTDRIASHQVQQELRRYQSELINGLLPEQQAAELVKVFIQDLERLAALLDGAISDAVYAEVVGHGEIWSARLMAALLNQQGMASEWLDARDFLRAERSAQPQVDEGRSYPLLQQLLTQYPNKRLVVTGFISRNEAGETVLLGRNGSDYSATQIGALAGVVRVTIWSDVAGVYSADPRKVKDACLLPLLRLDEASELARLAAPVLHARTLQPVSGSDIDLQLRCSYQPEQGSTRIERVLASGTGARIVTSHDDVCLIEIQVEAQHDFSQIQKEVERILNRVQVKPLATGVHYDRNLLQLCYTSEVVNSVLQILDDARLPGRLQLREGLALVALVGAGVCKNPLHSHRFYQQLKDQPVEFIWHAEDDISLVAVLRVGPTEHLIQGLHASLFRAEKCIGLVLCGKGNIGSRWLELFAREQKNISARTGFEFILAGVVDSSRSVLDYQGLDASRVLAFFNDEAQTMDDNALVSWMRDHPFDDLVILDITASEELAGKYLDFASYGFHVISANKLAGASSGNEYRQIRDAFAKTGRHWLYNATVGAGLPINYTVRDLRDSGDTILSLSGIFSGTLSWLFLQFDGSIPFSELVEQAWQQGLTEPDPRVDLSGQDVMRKLVILAREAGYDIEPDQVRVESLVAEGAENGSVDNFFENAEALNHQMLERLEAAREMGLVLRYVARYDANGKARVGVEAVRDDHPLASLLPCDNLFAIESRWYRDNPLIIRGPGAGRDVTAGAIQSDLNRLAKLL